A genome region from Dolichospermum compactum NIES-806 includes the following:
- a CDS encoding TonB-dependent receptor plug domain-containing protein, which produces MNKSFFVPVSLLSLLLTFPAVAADNENNQNVVNLDIPNLSEIELPATNSQLLTQQPTVNEVKPESTPEPDLTPTDDADISIETIGEKDVLPESTPTYVIEKEEIQKQGATSVADVLKRMPGFAINDVGHGADIHTGTYYRGASINQSVFLINGRPINSNISTYHGATDLNSIPVESIERVELYSGTASSLYGSSAFGGVVNIITKEGYGKPKLNASAEFGSLNLNNQQVTYSGSTNKVKYNFSFERFFIDNRYRVPVGAANRDAQGYLFNADTATSTYFGSIGVDLDPKNSLNLDVTTLSSRRGLIYFGFPLQRDRLDHDGLNIGLSWKTRLGKGDNSNLTTTLGYNRDYFSTYGPTAVTFYRTGILDTQQLKARIDHEWKITPNNQLRWGLDLKNTDLIGDVLSTNPALIAKNEREDRSTFNTALFAVNTWQLSDALQADLGVRQNFDSQFGSYFNPSVGLRYAVNPAIAVRGSWAGAQRNPGLDQLYVFDTVHNWNSNPDLKPETGSTWTAGIDVRLSANLLGQFTYFGNSLDNRLGIISGRWENIGLVDTNGLEAALQLKIASAWSAFLNYTYTDAQIKTGREKGLQLGLIPYSWLQTGIGYQKNGWQGNLYATYNSGTRRSVFNNAAAGEKSTDFAPSFFNLDLSGRIPVNKNLGLTFYLENLLGEQYERVNRIYSPGFTFRVGLTSSL; this is translated from the coding sequence ATGAATAAGAGTTTTTTTGTACCAGTTTCTTTACTAAGTTTACTGCTGACATTTCCTGCTGTAGCGGCTGATAATGAAAATAATCAAAATGTAGTAAATTTAGATATTCCTAATTTAAGTGAAATTGAATTACCTGCTACAAATTCTCAATTATTAACTCAACAACCAACAGTAAACGAAGTTAAGCCAGAATCTACACCAGAACCAGATTTAACTCCTACAGACGATGCAGATATTTCCATAGAAACCATTGGGGAAAAAGACGTTCTTCCCGAATCTACTCCCACTTATGTAATTGAAAAAGAAGAAATTCAAAAGCAGGGTGCAACAAGTGTTGCTGATGTTTTAAAAAGAATGCCCGGTTTTGCTATTAATGATGTGGGACATGGTGCAGATATTCACACAGGTACATACTATCGAGGAGCTTCAATTAATCAATCTGTATTTTTGATTAATGGTAGACCAATTAATAGTAATATCAGTACATATCATGGTGCAACTGATTTAAATAGTATTCCAGTAGAGTCTATTGAAAGAGTCGAATTATATAGCGGTACTGCTTCTTCTCTATATGGTTCTTCAGCCTTTGGCGGAGTTGTCAATATCATTACCAAAGAAGGTTATGGCAAACCAAAACTAAATGCTAGTGCTGAATTTGGCTCATTAAACTTAAATAATCAACAGGTAACTTATAGTGGGTCAACGAATAAAGTCAAATACAACTTTAGCTTTGAAAGGTTCTTTATAGATAATCGTTACCGCGTTCCTGTTGGTGCTGCAAATCGTGATGCTCAAGGATATTTATTTAATGCAGATACAGCTACCAGCACTTATTTTGGTAGCATAGGTGTAGATTTAGATCCTAAAAACTCCCTGAACTTAGATGTAACTACCCTGAGTAGTCGTCGGGGGTTGATTTATTTCGGTTTTCCTTTACAAAGAGACCGATTAGATCATGATGGTTTGAATATTGGGTTATCTTGGAAAACTCGACTTGGTAAGGGAGACAATTCTAATTTAACAACTACATTAGGTTACAACCGAGATTATTTTAGCACTTATGGACCAACGGCAGTGACATTTTACCGAACCGGAATTTTAGATACACAACAATTAAAAGCTAGGATAGATCATGAATGGAAAATCACCCCTAATAATCAATTGCGCTGGGGTTTAGATTTAAAAAATACTGATTTAATTGGCGATGTTTTGAGTACGAATCCTGCCCTAATTGCTAAAAACGAAAGAGAAGATAGAAGTACATTTAATACGGCTTTATTTGCTGTTAATACTTGGCAACTTAGCGATGCTTTGCAAGCAGATTTAGGGGTAAGACAAAACTTTGATAGTCAATTTGGGAGTTATTTTAATCCTAGTGTGGGGTTACGTTATGCAGTCAATCCAGCTATTGCAGTGCGGGGAAGTTGGGCAGGGGCGCAACGCAATCCAGGGTTAGATCAATTATATGTTTTTGATACGGTGCATAATTGGAATTCTAACCCTGATTTAAAACCAGAAACAGGTTCTACTTGGACAGCGGGAATAGATGTGAGATTGTCTGCAAATTTGTTAGGACAATTTACTTATTTTGGTAATAGTTTAGATAATCGTTTGGGCATAATTAGTGGCAGATGGGAAAATATTGGGTTAGTAGATACCAATGGTTTAGAAGCAGCATTGCAATTAAAAATTGCCAGTGCATGGTCAGCTTTTCTCAACTATACTTACACAGATGCTCAAATCAAAACTGGCAGAGAAAAGGGATTACAATTAGGATTAATTCCCTATTCTTGGCTACAAACTGGAATTGGTTATCAAAAGAATGGATGGCAAGGTAATTTATATGCTACTTATAATAGCGGTACTCGTCGTTCTGTTTTTAATAATGCAGCAGCAGGAGAAAAAAGTACAGATTTTGCCCCGTCTTTCTTTAATTTAGATTTGAGTGGACGGATTCCTGTAAATAAAAACTTGGGATTAACTTTTTACTTAGAAAATCTTCTGGGTGAACAATATGAACGAGTGAATCGGATATATAGTCCTGGTTTTACTTTCCGTGTGGGTCTAACTTCTAGTTTGTAG
- a CDS encoding dynamin-like GTPase family protein, with the protein MSSLMPQCQQLQAQIESILQLLQQEAALRSQDITSVQISLDKAVSPKFEIVFAGAFSAGKSMLINALLERELLYSAEGHATGTECKIEYAPVDSERVVLTFLSEAEIQEQAVFLCQQLGFNTVENIHKQDVVDLLHQGCTAIIQQEGGENKSERAKQAKALILLLEGYVANKERINSFNNATYSMEQFNFKNLKEAAGYARRGSNSAVLKRIEYYCYHPLLEDGNVIIDTPGIDAPVEKDAQLAYAKIQHPDTSAVVCVLKPASAGDMTKEETQLLETMRENAGIRDRVFYIFNRIDETWYNNQLRQRLEDLINSQFRDTTRVYKTSGLLGFYGSQVKQTTRLDRFGLDSIFAESVKGLDSKEETPQFVNEFNRYCVASGKLSPSQFRISLHNYETSNHNYVRILSEQGTPLINQLIQDSGIEEFRTSITRYLTEEKRPQLFKNLADDLEDICIKLKNHYQSVQIDLDSQPREIESMKEYELQKLNQQLQQVGRDFHQHIHDEVNRLINNNCEEFETDFRQLQSRMIRRLDELLDTFSVAEAYRRATLSHPRNATAPLLAILVEAFYYLSNQLEDILIESCQQVIANLFQQLMTKIRKAEYYRQLYRLLGNDGGIELQVKEIEKLITQALVTVASVECDRFVRESPRFYNEGTFSIYQFRQVLEQTSQGYDAESIVDAEPAIRQLLKLDFEPKVSHTIRQSFRQTINQTIKIQLLPMGEKQADEILQQHPYARAYLEKTLQQEAEEKIANNQRLLSQVEGKIEEYNTAVAGINGCLQAMQLYEHLLPIIGEEEV; encoded by the coding sequence ATGTCCAGTTTAATGCCTCAGTGTCAGCAATTGCAAGCACAAATTGAATCTATTCTCCAACTTCTACAGCAAGAAGCAGCTTTGCGTTCTCAAGATATTACATCTGTGCAAATTTCTTTGGATAAAGCAGTTTCTCCTAAGTTTGAAATTGTATTTGCTGGTGCTTTTAGCGCAGGTAAATCAATGTTGATTAATGCCCTATTAGAGAGGGAATTATTATATAGTGCAGAAGGACACGCGACTGGTACAGAATGTAAAATTGAATATGCACCTGTAGATTCAGAAAGAGTTGTTTTAACCTTTTTGAGTGAAGCAGAAATTCAAGAACAAGCGGTATTTTTGTGTCAACAATTGGGATTTAATACCGTAGAAAATATCCATAAACAAGATGTAGTTGATTTATTGCATCAAGGTTGTACAGCAATTATTCAACAAGAAGGAGGAGAAAATAAATCAGAACGTGCAAAACAAGCAAAAGCATTAATTTTATTGTTAGAAGGATATGTTGCAAACAAAGAAAGAATTAACAGCTTTAATAATGCAACCTATTCCATGGAACAGTTTAATTTTAAGAACCTCAAAGAAGCTGCGGGATATGCACGCAGAGGTAGTAATAGCGCGGTTTTGAAACGAATTGAATATTATTGTTATCATCCGCTTTTGGAAGATGGTAACGTCATTATAGACACACCAGGAATTGATGCACCAGTCGAAAAAGATGCACAATTAGCTTATGCAAAAATTCAACACCCAGATACGTCAGCAGTAGTTTGTGTTCTCAAACCTGCTTCAGCAGGAGATATGACAAAGGAAGAAACCCAACTGTTGGAAACAATGCGGGAAAATGCGGGGATAAGAGACAGAGTTTTTTATATCTTTAACCGCATTGATGAAACTTGGTACAATAACCAACTTAGACAACGGTTAGAAGATTTAATTAACAGTCAATTTCGAGATACTACTAGAGTTTATAAAACTAGTGGTTTGTTAGGATTTTATGGAAGTCAAGTTAAACAAACAACGCGATTAGATAGATTTGGATTAGATTCGATTTTTGCAGAAAGTGTTAAAGGTTTAGATAGTAAAGAAGAAACACCACAATTTGTAAATGAATTTAATCGCTACTGCGTTGCTTCAGGTAAACTTTCTCCCAGTCAATTTAGAATTTCTCTCCATAATTATGAAACTTCTAATCACAACTATGTGAGAATTTTAAGCGAACAGGGAACACCGTTAATTAATCAACTTATTCAAGATAGTGGAATTGAAGAATTTCGGACATCAATTACCCGCTATCTCACAGAAGAAAAACGTCCCCAATTATTCAAAAATCTCGCAGATGATTTAGAAGATATTTGTATCAAACTCAAGAACCACTATCAAAGTGTGCAAATTGATTTAGATAGTCAACCGCGAGAAATCGAAAGTATGAAAGAATATGAGTTGCAAAAATTAAATCAGCAACTCCAGCAAGTTGGCAGAGATTTTCATCAGCATATTCATGATGAAGTTAACAGATTAATTAATAATAATTGCGAAGAATTTGAAACAGATTTTCGACAATTACAATCACGGATGATTCGTCGTCTTGATGAATTACTAGATACCTTTTCCGTTGCGGAAGCTTATCGTCGTGCAACTTTAAGTCATCCTCGCAATGCAACCGCACCTTTATTAGCTATTTTGGTGGAGGCTTTTTATTACTTATCAAATCAGTTGGAAGACATTTTAATAGAGTCTTGTCAACAAGTGATTGCTAATCTATTTCAACAGTTAATGACAAAGATTAGAAAAGCAGAATATTACCGTCAATTATATCGTTTGTTGGGTAATGATGGGGGAATTGAATTACAGGTAAAAGAGATAGAAAAATTGATTACTCAAGCTTTGGTAACTGTTGCTAGTGTTGAATGTGATAGATTTGTCCGCGAAAGTCCCAGATTTTATAATGAAGGAACTTTTTCTATCTATCAATTTCGACAAGTATTAGAACAAACTTCGCAAGGTTATGATGCAGAAAGTATTGTTGACGCTGAACCTGCAATTAGACAATTATTAAAGTTAGATTTTGAACCGAAAGTTTCCCATACTATTCGTCAATCTTTCCGTCAAACCATCAACCAAACTATCAAAATTCAGTTATTACCAATGGGAGAAAAACAAGCAGATGAGATATTACAACAACATCCTTATGCGCGGGCTTATTTAGAGAAAACATTGCAACAAGAAGCAGAGGAAAAGATTGCTAATAATCAACGTTTGTTGAGTCAGGTCGAGGGAAAAATTGAGGAATATAATACAGCAGTTGCGGGAATTAATGGCTGTTTACAAGCGATGCAGTTATATGAACATTTACTGCCGATAATTGGCGAAGAAGAGGTATAA
- a CDS encoding U32 family peptidase has product MTSISTPTLKIPELLAPAGNWECAQAAVENGADAIYFGLEKFNARMRAENFTEADLPELMEFLHLRGVKGYITLNTLIFPQELREAQQYLKTIISAGVDAVIVQDVGICRLIRHLSPDFPIHASTQMTITSAAGVEFAKSLGCQLVVLARECSISEINKIQQQISQKNTSLPLEVFVHGALCVAYSGQCLTSESLGGRSANRGECAQACRMPYDLVADGEVVNLGNRKYLLSPQDLAGLDVLPELVKSGVTSLKIEGRLKAPEYVANVTRVYRQALNQLLETNVETFSSREKDQYKLEMAFSRGLYTGWFKGINNQELVHGRFGKKRGVYLGEVTRIRNAEITIKLEAPVKPGDGIVFDCGHPERKEEGGRIYAVIPNGQDVILTFGRNDLNFHNIHIGDKVWKTNDPELDKQIRQSYTGEHPQFTRPINIELHGEIGEKLIAISRDQFWNIVQVESEILIAEAHTKPLSTERLKEQFGRLGNTAFHLDTFINHLNGNIMLPVSELNRMRREIVSKLEELRSRPKLWELNHHGKWQDLISSKSTQIPASPSLIVLVRNIEQLKAVLTTDIKTIYCEFEDPRNYKEVVKIVRESKQEEISIFVASPRITKPGETWILKQVLASQADGYLIRNYDQLEYFVNERCVGDFSLNIANPLTADYFKNRFNLERLTASYDLNINQLEDLITNYPAQNFEVTIHQHIPMFHMEHCVFCAFLSEGTDYTNCGRPCETQAVTIRDRVGSEHILKADAGCRNTVYNATAQTGAEYVQRLISLGLQHLRIEFVNETPEQVQKTIHSYQKLLAGEIIGSQLWRELQLQNQLGVTRGALGMI; this is encoded by the coding sequence ATGACAAGCATCTCCACCCCTACCCTCAAAATCCCCGAACTCCTAGCACCTGCGGGTAACTGGGAATGCGCCCAAGCAGCAGTAGAAAATGGTGCAGATGCGATTTACTTTGGTTTAGAAAAGTTTAACGCGAGAATGCGGGCTGAAAATTTCACAGAAGCAGATTTACCCGAATTAATGGAATTTTTGCACCTGCGGGGAGTCAAAGGTTATATCACGCTGAATACCTTGATTTTCCCCCAGGAACTAAGGGAAGCACAGCAATACCTCAAAACTATCATTTCTGCTGGTGTTGATGCTGTGATCGTGCAAGACGTGGGGATTTGTCGGCTGATTCGTCATCTTTCCCCTGACTTTCCGATTCATGCTTCTACCCAAATGACTATTACCAGTGCTGCGGGGGTAGAATTTGCCAAATCTTTAGGTTGTCAATTAGTAGTTTTAGCGCGGGAATGTTCGATTTCTGAAATTAACAAAATTCAACAACAAATATCTCAAAAAAATACTTCTTTACCTTTAGAAGTTTTTGTTCACGGTGCTTTGTGCGTCGCATATTCTGGACAATGTTTAACCAGTGAATCACTAGGAGGACGTTCTGCAAATCGGGGAGAATGCGCTCAAGCTTGTAGAATGCCTTATGATTTAGTTGCAGATGGGGAAGTTGTGAATTTAGGTAATAGAAAATATTTATTAAGTCCTCAAGATTTAGCAGGTTTAGACGTTTTACCAGAGTTAGTTAAATCTGGAGTGACTTCTTTGAAAATTGAAGGACGGTTGAAAGCACCGGAATATGTTGCTAATGTAACTCGCGTTTATCGTCAAGCTTTAAATCAACTATTAGAAACAAATGTAGAGACGTTTTCTAGTCGAGAGAAAGACCAATATAAGTTAGAAATGGCATTTTCTCGCGGACTATATACAGGTTGGTTTAAGGGAATTAATAATCAAGAATTGGTACATGGGAGATTTGGTAAAAAACGTGGTGTTTATTTGGGAGAAGTTACCCGAATTAGAAATGCCGAAATAACAATAAAGTTAGAAGCACCTGTTAAACCGGGAGATGGGATTGTTTTTGATTGCGGACACCCAGAAAGGAAGGAAGAAGGGGGAAGAATATATGCAGTTATTCCTAATGGTCAGGATGTCATCTTAACTTTTGGCAGAAATGATTTAAATTTCCATAATATCCATATAGGTGATAAAGTTTGGAAGACAAATGATCCAGAATTAGATAAACAAATCCGTCAAAGTTATACTGGAGAACATCCCCAATTTACCAGACCAATTAATATCGAATTACATGGAGAAATTGGCGAAAAACTAATAGCTATATCCCGTGATCAATTTTGGAATATAGTTCAAGTAGAATCAGAAATATTGATAGCTGAGGCACATACAAAACCCCTCTCTACAGAAAGATTAAAAGAACAATTTGGCAGGTTAGGAAATACAGCTTTCCATTTAGATACTTTTATAAATCATCTCAACGGTAATATTATGTTACCTGTGAGTGAGTTAAATCGAATGCGTCGGGAGATAGTTAGCAAATTAGAGGAATTAAGAAGTAGACCTAAACTTTGGGAATTAAATCATCATGGAAAATGGCAAGATCTAATTAGTTCTAAATCTACACAAATTCCCGCTTCCCCTTCCCTGATTGTTTTGGTGAGAAACATCGAACAATTAAAAGCAGTATTAACAACAGATATCAAAACTATATATTGTGAATTTGAAGATCCTCGCAACTATAAAGAAGTAGTAAAAATAGTACGAGAATCAAAACAGGAGGAAATTAGTATTTTTGTCGCATCACCCCGGATAACCAAACCTGGAGAAACCTGGATTTTAAAACAAGTTCTCGCTTCCCAAGCTGATGGTTATTTAATTAGAAATTATGATCAATTAGAATATTTTGTGAATGAAAGATGTGTTGGTGACTTTTCCTTAAATATTGCTAACCCTTTAACCGCAGATTACTTTAAAAACCGCTTTAATTTAGAACGATTAACAGCATCTTACGACTTAAATATTAATCAACTGGAAGATCTAATTACCAATTACCCAGCACAAAATTTTGAAGTCACAATTCATCAACATATACCAATGTTTCACATGGAACATTGTGTATTTTGCGCTTTTTTATCTGAAGGAACAGATTATACAAATTGTGGTAGACCTTGTGAAACACAAGCAGTTACAATCAGAGACAGAGTAGGTAGTGAACATATTCTCAAAGCTGACGCAGGATGTAGAAATACAGTATATAATGCCACAGCACAAACTGGAGCAGAATACGTACAACGGCTGATTTCATTGGGTTTACAGCACTTACGGATTGAATTTGTCAATGAGACACCGGAACAAGTGCAAAAAACCATACATAGCTATCAGAAATTACTCGCAGGAGAAATCATCGGTTCGCAACTGTGGAGAGAATTGCAGCTACAAAACCAATTAGGTGTGACTCGTGGTGCATTGGGGATGATTTAG
- a CDS encoding class I SAM-dependent methyltransferase, with amino-acid sequence MLLQPNQRIKLDESDDQLFYDYPRFVTHVDDGFIQQLTDLYRQRLQANMRILDIMSSWVSHLPTEIDFAHVEGHGLNAEELARNTGLNHYFVQNINTNLQLPFPDQDFDAVINCVSVQYIQYPEAIFSEIHRILKPGGIAIISFSNRMFFQKAIQAWRDGSEAFRVELVKGYFTSVPGFTTPEVICSTSIAPSFLQWLGVAGGDPFYAVIAQRLA; translated from the coding sequence ATGCTACTGCAACCAAATCAACGGATTAAGTTAGACGAATCGGATGATCAGTTATTCTATGATTACCCTCGCTTTGTCACTCATGTAGATGATGGTTTTATTCAACAATTAACTGATTTATATCGTCAGCGACTTCAAGCAAATATGCGTATTCTTGATATAATGAGTAGCTGGGTGTCGCATCTACCGACAGAGATAGATTTTGCTCATGTAGAAGGACATGGACTAAATGCTGAAGAACTAGCCCGAAATACTGGATTAAATCATTATTTTGTCCAAAATATCAATACAAATCTTCAGTTACCTTTTCCAGATCAAGACTTTGATGCTGTTATTAACTGTGTTTCTGTGCAATATATCCAATACCCAGAGGCGATATTTTCGGAAATACACCGGATTCTGAAACCCGGTGGGATAGCAATTATTAGTTTTTCTAACCGGATGTTTTTTCAAAAGGCAATTCAAGCTTGGCGAGATGGTTCGGAAGCTTTTAGAGTAGAATTGGTCAAGGGATATTTTACCTCAGTTCCTGGATTCACAACCCCCGAAGTGATTTGTTCGACCTCAATAGCACCAAGTTTTTTGCAGTGGTTGGGAGTAGCAGGTGGAGATCCTTTTTATGCCGTGATAGCTCAACGTCTCGCTTAG